A segment of the Macrotis lagotis isolate mMagLag1 chromosome 8, bilby.v1.9.chrom.fasta, whole genome shotgun sequence genome:
aaaattaggaggagaaatgagagagatgtaaataatttatgaaaaccaagtcagtaacttggtgaaagaaatataaaaaaaatggaagaaaataacgtattaaaaaccagttcaggtcaaatgggaaaaccaaagcagaattagccagctggaaaaagagatttaaaaagctctctgaagaaaataactccttcaaatggagaatggaactgaaggatgctgatgactttgcaagaactcaggaagaaataaaactataccaaaaaaccccccaaaattagaagaaaatgtgaaatgtctcattgtaAAAACAGTAACTGGccttgaaaaacagatccaggagagataatttaaaagttattagaggagcagctaggtggcacattggagaCAGTACTGGCCctagaattaggaggacctgagttcaaatccagcctcagacacttaataattacctagctgtgtgaccttgggcaagtcacttaaccccaatgacttgcaaaaaacaaaaaaaaaataaacaaaattttattgggctacctgaaaatcatgaccaggaaaagagcctagacttcatttttcaagaaataatacagcaaaattgtcctgagatcctagaagcagaggataaaatagaaattgagggaattcaccaatcacttcctgaaagagatcccaaaagaaaaacatccaggaatattataaccagctcccaagtcaaaaaggaaatactaaaagcttccagaaacaagcacatcaactaccatggctctatagtcaggattacagaggatctggcagcatctaagTTAGGGgtttgtagggcttagaatatgatatcctggaagacaaaagagcttggtttacgaccaagaatcaactaaccagcaaaactgaacatgttctttcagggggaaaagatggactttcaatgaaacaggattTTCAAGCAGGGctaaagagaaagtttgatctccaataACAAGTTTcagatgaaccatagaggggggtgGACAAGgaataattatgaggaacttaatgatgttgaactgtttgtattcctgcatgggaggaagatactgataactcatatgaactttctcatttataagagcagttaggagtatatatagacaaggcacaggaagaagttgaatataatggtattatATAGTAAAAagggagtcaatggatgataaaacaaagtactgggaggaagagaaaggagaaggagaaggggctaagatatttcatataagagtcaaggctatggggtggctaggtggcacagtggatagagtactggccttgcagtcagtacctgggttcaaatccggtctcagacacttaataattacctagctgtgtggccttgggcaagccacttaatcccatttgccttgcaaaaatctaaaaataaaaaaaaaagagtcaagaaaaaacttttacaatggagtggaacaggggaaagcaagggagaatgagtgagccttcattttcatcagaaatggctcagaaaggaaataacatacacacttaatagggtatagaaaactatcttaccctggagaaaaatgaaaggaaagggatgggataaggggaaatggggaggagagggagagagagagagagagagagagagagaatgagaatggaatagatgagagtggagagaaatacagctagtgataacAACtgtggagaaaatattgaagcaacttctctagtgaTTATGATGGGTAAggtaactcaccccagagacagagccattgaaatctgaacacagtacatttttttttctctctcactattcttgaggtttctcatcttttgggggggaagggaaggagggggttatgattactctcacaacaagattaatgtgataatataaaataaataaacaaaaataagaaagaaaaacaacctaAGGAACACAGAGCTCCCAAAAGATTATTACAGGTCAAAAAAATGGGTAAGATACTTATCCTTAACCCAAAGGAGATAGaagcaattacaaaagataaaataggttacttattatttaaaactaaaaagcttctgcacagacaaTATTACTGTATATATAAAttaatcgtgtgtgtgtgtgtgtgtgtgtgtgtgtgtgtatgtatctgtgtgtcttTATATTAGTGCCCTGCCAATAAGCTTTTAATGACCATTTTCAACCTTCATTATTCTCAGCCTCTTTGCAGCACCTGACACACTCTTCCCCTGAGTACTCTTCCTAGTAACTGGGACActcattctcctggttctcctcctacctctgCAACCagtccttctcagtctcctttgggggatcctcctccagatcatGCTACTAACTGTTGGGATGTCCAAAGGCTCTACactgggccctcttctctctccataCTCACTCCTGGTGACTGTATCAATTTTCCATTTCCAACTATCTATTTAACTTCCAAGTATCTATCTAACTTTCAAACTAAATGTCCTATGAGCATCTCAAGCACAATATGTCCACAACTTAACTCCCCCTCCCCTGATACCCAATCTTTTTCTGAACAAAGGATACATAAAAGATTCTACCTCCATGTAGCTGTCATTCCCAACTCCTCACACTAATTTCCTCATATTCAATCTTTTCACACTTTTCCTATGCCCATGACCTTTATTTCCACAGATGACTACACTAATTCAAGACCCTCTTTCCTGGACTCTACAAAGGCCCCCTAATTAAGCTCCCTGACTCAAAGTCTCTTCCACACTCCAATCTAATCTCCATACAGCTTCTCATATAAATCTGACCATGTTCAATAAACACCCAATCACTCCCTATTGTCTCTAAGATTAAGTACACTTCTTGGTTTAGTTTTCAATGCTCTTTATAAACTTCTCCCAAAAGACAGGCCTAATCTACTCCCTTACCTGCATTCTATGGCCCAGTCAGAATGGCTTCCCTGTTCTTTCTCACACACCTCACCCTCTCTCCTGTATCTCTACAACTTTGCATCAGCTGTGCTTAGTCTCTAAAAAGCACTTCTTCTCAATGTCCAGTTCTTATGATCCAATCCTGATTTTCCTTCAAAGGTCAGTTCAAGCAGCATCCTTTAGGTCAGTTGTGGGAAACCTCTCCCTGCCAAaggtgaaaattttaaaatttagcctgctatattttgtcaaacatttaattaattcacccctaaaaagcacccaaatttattgaatttcaagtcctgactgtggttgccttggcagcaccagaccaaataaTTTTGGAAGCCTTATCCAATCTGAGGACCAGCTGTTCTCATCCCATTTTAggtgaagtctttcctgattctcctcagCTACCCCTTTTCCAAATTAccttgtacatatacatacatttacatgCTCCTTTGTGTACACATATAAATCACACATGTGTACACGCATGCTGTTTCCTCCAATACAATATAAACTCCTTCCAAAGGCAAAGTCTattccatttttgtctctgtaacccactccccccccacccagttTAGTGACTGGCACATGATACAAACTTAATGCTTATTTCTTGATGATATGATTTCTGAGTCACTGTCAGTAATATCTGATCAATCACAGAATACATAAGCATCACAGGACTGAAGAAAGAcaaatttttgccatttttgaAAACTGGAACAAAACAGAATCCGCAAACAGTAAACCTAAGTCCTTGACTAAATTCCTGAGGAAATTCTGGAATAGATCATTAAAGAGACAGTTAGTAGATGGCAAGAAAAGGAGATGGAGATTAGGATGAGATAACACAGTTTCACTAAGAACAGGTCCCAGGAGATTAaccttatttcttcctttgtctaGGTTATTAAAGTTGGATGATTGGGGAATGCTAAAGATGGAAGTTACCTAGATTTCAAGAGAACATCTAATAAAAAATCCCATGGTTTTTGAACTATAGTCAGTTAAATAAATTCAGAGTTGACTGAATGGCCAGACTCAAAGATTGGAAGATCATTAATTGAAGATATTGGCtaggttttcttttcttgggtgtgtgtgttgggggggggggggtgttaggtgacttgcccaaggtcacacagctaggtaattattaaatgtgtgaggccaaatttgaacttaggtcctcctgactccaggaccagtgctctatccacactaTGCCATTAGCTGCCCCTTTGGTAGGATTTCTTGCTTAAGGCAAAGTGGCCTCAGGTCCCTgccaattttaagattttttttttttttagtaacctTTACATCACTGAGTAGCTTTAAAGGGGATTCATTAAAGAATAGgataaggatttttaaaagggGTTAAGAGAAATGAACCTAACAATTAGAAGCCCAAACTTAAAGGCAAATAGAGCACTTAAGGGAAAGACAGAAAGGAGAACTGTATCACAGTAACTGTCCTGCTGAGAGGAGGTCAACCATCACAGAAAGAGAAATGACATGGCCAATAGGAATCCTTGGGTAGAGTAGAGAGATTAAGGTCTGCAAATATGCAAAATACCATGTGTTAGAGAAGCAGTAATAAACATGGAAGCCATGGACACAACTGCTTCTGGAGAGGAACCCCTCTCCCTCCAAAGAAGCACACCCCTCTCACCCCATGCTAGCATATGCTGAAGACAAATCCCACTGGACCCAGACCATTTACCCTAGCAGAGGCTAGGAAGGAGTTCCTGCCCAAGCACCAACTCCTGATATGACCTCATGGTCTGCAGGATGATCTGCTGGGCTCTTAATGCCAACAAATTCATCAGACATTAACTCTGAAAGGGTTGTTGTAGTATAGTcaccaaacaaaacaaagtatACTGCTTCTCTGCAGACAATTCTGCTCTTTAGCATCAAGGTCCCAATGAaaatcaaaggcttttttctgACTTGGTAAAGGGACTTCACATTTGCTAGGCCaacaggtgctcaataaatattatagTATGGAACAGAACTCTCTGTAGACATCCTCCTCTCTGTCACAAGTTATATCATAAACTATCTTCCACAACTAGGCCTAAAGACTTAGTTGTCACCTATGCAGTTCAGTCTCAAAGAAAGTCTCACCAACTTACACTGATAATGCTGAAGGAGCCTGTTGGTCCTGATGTCCCACAACTTGACGGTGTTATCTGTACCAGCAGCAGCAATGCATGTTCCACTGGGATGGAAGTCCACATAATTGACAAACCTAAAGTAGAAAAGACCTCCTTTACATTATTTTGAGTCTCTGAATTAGGATCAAGAGACAGCATTTCTCAATTCAATTCTTTTACAATGTAGCCACAAAAcagatatatttttctattaagtAACTAGACACCACTTTAAGCCAAAGGGAAAATGGGTTGGGGCTAAGACATAAATAAACTGAGGAAGACCTACTAAATACACTGTTTCAGACCACAGACCTCAACATTAAGTTGTCACCACaacacttaatagtatttttctggCCAGTACTCAATAACCACATGACATTTTGTTTGTCTAGAGAAGTATTTAGGCCCAAAGGTGTGACTGAGATGTTCACCTACTGGTCAGGAGAGAAAAATCTTCAAATTTCACCAAGAAAATCTGGATAGGATTAGGATAGGATATTAGCTTATGTTATCCATATTAGCTCATGCCAACCTGACCAAAATGAAATTACATCACTAATTCTGGACAAGTTACCATTTAAATAAAGCAAAtcttatatttttcaatattaaatCACAAAAAGTGAGCTATAATTATCATGAATATTAATAAttacaatattgaaaaaattaagataagCCACGAATATCTGACCAAGAAAAATGTATCATAAACAATCCTAGAGCCAAAAATTTTCAAATCAATAAGCATAAAAAATAAGACAACCTAAAATACACTTTCTCTTTCAATAAAACTGAATTGCATCTACATGGACTTTTAATGTGACAGTtctccattttataaaattataaaaaggggaTATCTTAACATTTAAATTCCCTAAAAATCAAaacctttctgtttttttgtagGTACTTTGAAATGATTAAGCCTTATATCTAGTCACTAATATGAAAGATGCAAACCAAGtctctattttcccctttccttcccagcAGAGTTTGGTTCATCATCCATCAATTATTTCCCAAGAATATAACAGCTCTCTGACATCACCTTGTGCCAAAATGGCTGTTTTAAAACCAGGAAGAGAATGGACAGTTATCAGATTTCCCCATTTGTGTTTCAAAAGTAACTAAGCAGTCAAAACAGACCAGAAGGCAGCTTTGTGAGGGTGAGGCTTGGGGGGCAGACTTACCCGCCATGTTCACAAAAGGAATGCACACACTCTCTGCTAGTCTTATCCCACAATTTGACGGTTTTATCATCACTGGCAGACACGATCAGTCGTCCATCAGGAGAGAATCTAAAAATGAAGCAGAGAATCATTTTCATCCCATCTATTACATTAGTCTAGTGAGAATGAAACAGGTGCCTAGATGCAGTTATTAGCTATGCTGACAAATGGTCTCACTGGAAGAAAGAGGTTGCTTTTATTTAAGGTTCAAATCATTTGTTTTCTGTTCCTGCAAGGACCAGTTGGCCACCTAAAAATCAGATACCATTCTAGTACTTCCCAACATATAACACCTGGGATAGTATCATTATTCCAGGCAGGTCTAAATTTCAAAGACATTACTCCTAACTGGAATAGGAACTGCTTCAGGAAATAGTATTAAGTATAAGATCACAAGGAAGAACTGCTGCAAAGGGGGACAATTACCATGCTAGGGAACGTGGAGAAGGGATTAGTGGTTTATGAAGATGATGGTATCCCAAGGTAAATGGCAAGCAGTCTCACTCCTCACCAAAATCACAGTGGATTCTAACAGTAGTAAAGTCCCCATGCAGTGATCAATGATCTTCCACCATAACATACTTACTTGTGCTTCAGCCCACCTCAGGAGCAGCCAAAAGTTATTAAGACATCTGTCAAGCAGATTTGATCACCTTTTCCTTTCagaaagtcaataaacatttcttaagcagcTACTATATGACAGGTTGGGgaaataaaaaagaggcaaaagacagtcccttccaACCAAGAGCTCACAATCCACTGGATTATGAGCTAAACCCTtaatcctctttttctattctttctttcattttctgcaGGTTTCCCTGAATCAATGAGAAAGTATTTTAAGCCCTTCCTGATGAAATGAACACAAAAGGAATATCCATTAAACAAAGATTTCTTAATGCCTACTGTGTACAGAAGACTGTCCTAGGCACTAGAGAAGTGAAACCATTTTTGACATGAAGGACCTGACAACCCTGCTAGGAATGACTCTTCAAGAGAAtatgtagggggcagctaggtggtgcagtggatagagcactggtcctggagtcaggagtacctgagttcaaatccagcctcagacacttaataattacctagctgtgtggccttgggcaagccacttaaccccatttgccttgcaaaaaaaaaaaaaaagagagagagagagagagagactatgtAGCAAGCACAAAAACCATCCCCCAGGAGCAACATAATAGTCTACCTGCCTCTGCAAGAGCAAAGTCTTATATTTAAATAGGAACCATTTAGGGAAGAAAAACATTGTTCCTACTTTGGAAACTACAGAGggataaatagaatagaatagaatatagataaggaaaggaaACCTGCTAAAtgcagaaaagggaaatgtacaagataaggaaaaagaaacactAAACACAAGACCTCAAAAGGAACTAATGGGAAATCAGGGCAGCTTTAGAGAGTTGGGAAAGAGATCAATAGCCAAGGGCCTGGCTTGCAGTGTTTGAGCTTATAATCTCCAGTGATGTTTCATTTGTCTTCTGCTCCTCCAGATCTCTCCCAGAATAAAATGCCAAGTGTTAaatggtcgaactctagagaagcatggaatgattacaagaaatgatgctgagtgaagagagcaaaaccaagagaacgatgtacacattaacaacaacactgtgagttgatcaaccttgaatgcagctcctctcagcagttcagacagctaggacaaccctaggagatcagctatggacaatgccacccacatccagaagaaggaaaaacaaaacaaaacaaacaaaaaaaaatcaaagtcctCCACAATCTAAATGAAAAAACTGCAttcgctttttaaaaatttctcttatgtatttctttcctatctcatagttttctttcttttcccttaatcctaattcctcatatcaaaaataatttgtaaacatgttaaaacacaaatgtatatgtagaATATTCACCTGACTTTGCCAATGAtagggaggagggtgggaagggagggtgaaaggaaattatgtaatttacaaatatgtgtatgcatgtgaaggaatgttaaaaactttcataacatgtaattgaaaatttcaaaatatcaactggaaaaaaaaaacccatgtgcATCAGCAGTCGCATGCTTCACCCTACCCAAGTCACTCTAAGCCAGAGAATGTTGCACTCTGACACCAAGGGAAAAAGCTCTCAAGTCAGTATTAGGAATCATCCTGAGTTCTTTCACCTGTCATATAAGCCTCCTAAATACTAGATAATCCTTTAGCTAACTAGGTGTTCTATCTTCTTCCTGCTATCATTGAAATTAAGATTCTATTCTATCTAGCACCTCTCCAAAAGTACATAAAAGCAAACTACCTGGCACAGAGTTGTTCAAAGTAATTAAAGCCAACAATCATGTCCTCCCTCTATCCAGGCCAACTACCccattctccaaatgattttTCAAGTGCCCTCCACAAACTGGTGATCTTCCTCTGGACATAGACTAATTTgtcaatattcttttaaaaatgtggtgTTTAGATCTGGacacaatataatcaaaattacctcTATAAActatagctaaaaaaaaaaaccagagccAAGAAAGAACATCTATAACTCCATACCATAAAGATGGCCAAGTCCTAAATGCTCAAGCCAAACAGTAAGGGAGGTGGAAGGAGTAAGGGTGGGGTGATGGAGACCATACATACAAGAGGCCAGGCTGGACCTAATACCCCCACATACAAGTTATATGTAAATAGctatttcatacatatatatatatatatatatatatatatatgtatttaaattatAGAGTCCTGCTCTTTCTTCTCTTGAAGGATATGACTTACTTGGCACAGCGAACCCAGTTGATATGCTGGTTAAATGAGAACAAAAATTTCTGACGGTGCACTGTCCACACTTTGACTGTTTTGTCATCTGAGGCTGTGACAAACGACTGACCATCACTGGAAAAATGGACACTTCTTACAGTTCCTGTGTGAGCTCGGAAAGCAGTAGATTCTCCTTTTCTAAATGCAAAGATATCagggaattaattaaaaatcGCTCTAGAAATCATTACACTGTACAATGAAACGACTTTCTTTGATTCCCAAGTATATCCCTCTCCTATAAATTCAGGTCCATGCACAGTGACTATCCTAAAATGCCTTGAATTATGACAATTAGCAAAATATTCCAAATTCACTTAGAGAGAGACCAGAGATGCTCCCATGCCAAGAGAGCTGAGCCCCTACGATCTGGCTAACTTGTTGCTCACAAAAACTATCAAGAAGCAAAACCTACAATACTGGAAAGAGCTCTTGTGGGTCTGCAGAGCTGGTCTAAATTCCCAATTTCCTTtctgaacttcatttttttcatttatcaacaAAGTGGAGGTGGGACTTGCAAATACTAGATTATATCTAAGATTTCTTTGAGAACTAATGAGCTATGATCATTTCTGAGTATGATCTAGAAATTGGAAGggtaaaaaaagatttaaaaaaggtcTTCATAATGATAATCTTGAAGAGAATAGCCACTGCTCTTAGATTTGTGGCATTTAACAAACCAGTTAATGACataaaaattttacagaaaagaagaTTGAATATACTTACAGATTTGGCACCCATATACGAACAGTTTTATCTCTAGATCCTGATGCCACAAGGTGACCAGAAGGGGAAAACTGAACACACATCACTGCATCTTTATGTCCCATAAAACGATAGGCTCTCATATGAGGTTTCATGTGCCAGATCATCAAACATGAATCCATGCTGCCACTTACTAAATCAATAATTAAAGTTCTGGTTAATATTGATGTATGTTTTCCTGAATAATCCTATATTATTAAAAGGATAGACTTTTTGcccttcgtgtgtgtgtgtgtgtgtatgaaatgaCACTCCCtacttttagcaaaatatatgcTTTAAGCCTTCCTGCAGTGACAAATTTCACTGAGGCATCAGTGCTCTCAGTACTGGGGTACAGTCTGTGACCAGAAGACCATGCAAGACCAGGTAAACCTGTCACAACAGGAAACAGAACGTGAAAATAATCTTGGCCACTATCCAAACTAAATTGACtagctatataaaataaataatccagGGCAACAAATAGCATCTCCATTACCAaaaaacaacatacaaacaacaTTCCAATGGCAACTTAGGACCCCAGTGAAGAATTCCCAGTAAATTAGAAATAAGTTTGAATACATATAATTGttcattccacaaatatttcTAAACTTGCATAGAAGACAACCTGtgagagatacaaaaaagaataaatggtcTCTGATCTCAAGGATTTACAGATTTGGATACCATTATAAGGTTCATAACATGCAGTAAATGAAATGAGTTTTTATGCAAACATATGCAACTTCTAAAACAACCAAAAATTTTATCCTGCCCAATAAGATGGGATGCTTTTGCACAGATGAGGCTAGAGAAATCACGATTCTAATTTTCCATTTGGTTCCTTACTATATAAAAGCCCATATCCACACATACCCCATCTTACAGTATGCAGCTTCTAAGATAGATGAGTGCTTTCAAGAAAATAAGATGTCTTTACCTAATTGCTTCATGTTGAAATTGAAATCCACACTGGTAACAGCATCTTTGTGGCCTCTAAAATTTTTCTCCAATGATGGATCATCCTAAGGGtaggaaaatatttcaaatacaaaCCAAGtgaaccaaagaaaacaaaagctttGCACAGAAATACTTCCATAAGTCAGAAAATGAGTCCTCATAGAAGTTAACTTGAAGTTTTCTAAATCCATCAAACACTATAGGAAAAAGGCTTCCCAACTAAGCAGCTCTCACCATCCTCAAGCAGAGACCTTGAGTTCTGAGTTCCATATTCtaagaatattatgaaattagaaattatgtGATCAGTCTGCAGTTAATTCAAAATTATTCCTAAACAGTTCACTAGAAATAGATAATGAAAAGATCACAAATTTAGATCTAAAAGATACCAGTCTCCTTTATAGgctatgtgatttgcccaaggccatacagggAGACATGCCTAAGAAGGGATCTGAGTGTTCATCCTCTGACCCTTAAATTCACTGCTTCCTACTGACTAGGCTAGGAAAGGTTTCCTACTGACCCAGTTAGGAAGTCACTCATCTTCAGTCACATCATTTTTCCACAACACATCTGCTCTGCTGTGTGTGAGCTAACTAATAATGAATAGCTGGGAAAGCTATCTTGGAGTGGGTCAGGTT
Coding sequences within it:
- the POC1A gene encoding POC1 centriolar protein homolog A isoform X2, giving the protein MAAPSLDDPSLEKNFRGHKDAVTSVDFNFNMKQLVSGSMDSCLMIWHMKPHMRAYRFMGHKDAVMCVQFSPSGHLVASGSRDKTVRIWVPNLKGESTAFRAHTGTVRSVHFSSDGQSFVTASDDKTVKVWTVHRQKFLFSFNQHINWVRCAKFSPDGRLIVSASDDKTVKLWDKTSRECVHSFCEHGGFVNYVDFHPSGTCIAAAGTDNTVKLWDIRTNRLLQHYQLHSAVVNALSFHPSGNYLITASSDSTLKILDVMEGRLLYTLHGHLGPATCVAFSRSGELFASGGVDEQVMVWKSNFDATDYGDPLKTQRDGGSRSNAKSPPEMDFSETSLRMKAQDSIRSSQTDVVTLPPAITNTLEHIVGQLDVLTQMRKLRHRD
- the POC1A gene encoding POC1 centriolar protein homolog A isoform X3, yielding MAAPSLDDPSLEKNFRGHKDAVTSVDFNFNMKQLVSGSMDSCLMIWHMKPHMRAYRFMGHKDAVMCVQFSPSGHLVASGSRDKTVRIWVPNLKGESTAFRAHTGTVRSVHFSSDGQSFVTASDDKTVKVWTVHRQKFLFSFNQHINWVRCAKFSPDGRLIVSASDDKTVKLWDKTSRECVHSFCEHGGFVNYVDFHPSGTCIAAAGTDNTVKLWDIRTNRLLQHYQLHSAVVNALSFHPSGNYLITASSDSTLKILDVMEGRLLYTLHGHLGPATCVAFSRSGELFASGGVDEQVMVWKSNFDATDYGDPLKTQRDGGSRSNAKSPPEMDFSETSLRMKAQDSIRSSQTDVVTLPPAITNTLEHIVGQLDVLTQKKN
- the POC1A gene encoding POC1 centriolar protein homolog A isoform X1 → MAAPSLDDPSLEKNFRGHKDAVTSVDFNFNMKQLVSGSMDSCLMIWHMKPHMRAYRFMGHKDAVMCVQFSPSGHLVASGSRDKTVRIWVPNLKGESTAFRAHTGTVRSVHFSSDGQSFVTASDDKTVKVWTVHRQKFLFSFNQHINWVRCAKFSPDGRLIVSASDDKTVKLWDKTSRECVHSFCEHGGFVNYVDFHPSGTCIAAAGTDNTVKLWDIRTNRLLQHYQLHSAVVNALSFHPSGNYLITASSDSTLKILDVMEGRLLYTLHGHLGPATCVAFSRSGELFASGGVDEQVMVWKSNFDATDYGDPLKTQRDGGSRSNAKSPPEMDFSETSLRMKAQDSIRSSQTDVVTLPPAITNTLEHIVGQLDVLTQTVSILEQRLTLTEDKLKQCLENQQLIMQNKAE